From a single Streptomyces sp. 1331.2 genomic region:
- a CDS encoding 4'-phosphopantetheinyl transferase family protein, which produces MTTEALDRNAPLVVVASADAVLRHPEASEHLLTALERERAARFRHESGRTDFTAGHLLVRLCAARLLGIPAEGLVLAQQCPDCGLADHGKPYLPDHPGVHVSLSHTRGVVAAGAGYRPIGVDVELSARGGSLGAVARRVLAPAELAAVEADPEPDRAFLRQWVRKESLIKIGRATLDTLGRIDLSALPLTVPPGPPLRSRYEDLHLVDWTDPEHGAAVAAVSTAPPRIVELTAPATG; this is translated from the coding sequence ATGACCACCGAGGCCCTGGACCGGAACGCGCCGCTCGTCGTCGTGGCGTCCGCCGACGCCGTACTACGGCACCCCGAGGCGAGCGAACACCTGCTGACCGCACTCGAACGGGAGCGCGCGGCACGCTTCCGGCACGAGTCCGGGCGGACCGACTTCACCGCCGGGCACCTGCTGGTCCGGCTCTGCGCCGCCCGACTGCTCGGCATCCCGGCCGAAGGCCTGGTGCTCGCCCAGCAGTGCCCGGACTGCGGGCTGGCCGACCACGGCAAGCCGTACCTGCCGGACCACCCGGGGGTGCACGTGAGCCTGTCGCACACCCGGGGCGTGGTCGCGGCGGGCGCCGGCTACCGGCCGATCGGCGTGGACGTCGAGCTGTCCGCCCGGGGCGGCTCGCTGGGCGCGGTCGCCCGCCGGGTGCTCGCCCCGGCCGAGCTGGCCGCGGTCGAGGCCGACCCGGAGCCGGACCGGGCGTTCCTGCGGCAGTGGGTGCGCAAGGAGTCGCTGATCAAGATCGGCCGGGCCACCCTGGACACCCTCGGCCGGATCGACCTCTCCGCCCTGCCGCTGACCGTCCCGCCCGGGCCCCCGCTGCGCAGCCGGTACGAGGACCTGCACCTGGTCGACTGGACCGACCCGGAGCACGGCGCCGCCGTCGCGGCCGTCAGCACCGCCCCGCCGCGGATCGTGGAGCTCACGGCGCCGGCCACGGGCTGA